TGCCGGACATCCTGGCGCGGCAGGCGCCGCCATCGCCCGCGCACCCGCTGGGCACGGACGAGCTGGGGCGGGACATCCTGGTGCGGCTGCTGCTGGGGGCGCGCGTTTCGCTTGCCGTCGGGGCGGCGGCGGCGGTTGCCTCCACGGTGATCGGGCTGGCGGCGGGGCTGCTCGCGGCGTGGCGCGGGGGATGGGTGGACGCGGTGGTGATGCGGGTGGCGGACGGGCTCCTCGCGCTGCCCGCGCTGCCGCTGCTGGTGCTGCTGGCGGCGCTGGACCCCTCCGCCATCGGCCTGCCGCGCGGGGACGCCTCGGCGGACGTGGTGCGGATCGTGGCCATCCTCGCGCTGTTCGGCTGGGTGGGGGTGGCGCGGCTGACGCGCGCGGCCGCCATCTCCGTGCTGGCGCGGGACCATGTGCGGGCGGCGCGGGCGCTGGGCGTTGGCGAAGGGCGGCTGCTGCGGCGGCACGTGGTGCCCGCGCTGGCGGCGCCGCTGGCGGTGGCGGGATCGCTGGCGGTGGCGGGAGCGATCCTGGCGGAGAGCACGCTCTCCTTCCTCGGGCTGGGCATCCAGCCGCCGGCGGCCTCCTGGGGGAACATGCTGGCGAACGCGCAGGACCTGGTGTTCAGCGCGCCGATGGCGGCGCTGTGGCCGGGGCTGGCGATCGCCCTGGCGGTGGCGGGGGCGATGCTGGTGGCGGACGGGCTGCGGGAGGGCTGAGGGGCCCTCAGCCCTCCCGCAGCAGGCCCTTCCTGTCGCCGGGGTTGTGGTAGAGCGCGCCCCGCGTCAGGCCCGCCCCCGCGGTCAGCTCGTTCAGAATGGCGGCCGCGTAGCCCTTCTCGGCGCAGGCTTTCCGCGCCGCCGGGACGAGCTTGGCCCGGGTCTCCTCCATCACCACCGCGCGCCGACCACTGTCCAGAATCACCCCCGCATCTCGCATGCGTCGCGTGCACGGGTTGACATACACCCCGTATGTCCCGAGATGCCGGCATACGGGGCGTATATGGATTGTCCCGGTGGCCGGCGCTGAGTCCCCGGCCTCCCAGAGCAGGAGAGACCCGATGAACAAGCGCGACGTGATCGTCCCGCCCGGCCAGCAGGCGCTCTACGAGAAGTACCGCTACTCGGCGGCTGTCCGGTCCGGCGACCTCCTCTTCGTCTCCGGCCAGGTCGGCAGCCGGGAGGACGGATCCCCGGAGCCGGACTACGAGAAGCAGGTCCGGCTCGCCTTCGAGCGGCTGAGCGAGGTGCTGAGGGCCGCCGGCGCGGGCTTCGACGACGTGGTCGACGTGATCACCTTCCACACGGACCCGGAGAAGCAGTTCGCGACCTGGCTGGCCGTGAAGGACGAGATCTTCGGGGCGCCGCCCTACCCGACCTGGACGTCGGTGGGCGTGACCTGGCTCGCGGGCTTCGACTTCGAGATCAAGGTCGTCGCCCGCATTCCCGCGGCGGGCTAAGCCCGGGGGGCGTGGTCAGCTCCCGACCACGCCCCCGTCCTTCTTCACGATGGCGATGACGGAGGGCCGCGGCGGCATGTCCGGCCGGAAGTCCGGCCAGCGGGTGGAGGGGTTCTCGAAGGTGCTGCCGGGGTCCTCGCCGGGGTGCTGGATGGCGAGGAACACCGTGCGGTCCTCCGGCCCGATCAGCGGGCCGCAGACCTCCGCGCCCTGGGGGGCCGCGTAGAAGCGGCGGGTGAGGGCGCGGCCCTCCCCCTCCGTGTCGGCGGCGTAGAGCCCGTCCGACACCTTGGCCGAGTGGGGGGCGCCGTCGGTCGCGATCCAGATGCGGCCCTTGCTGTCGAAGGCGCAGTTGTCCGGGCAGGAGAGCCAGCCGGAATCCGGCCCGACCGCGCGATGATAGGCGGTGCCGGGATCCTTCCCGGGCTGGCCGGCCATCAGGAACACCTCCCACCGCGCCGTGCGGGCCGCGTGGTCGCGCCCCGGCGGGATGATCTCCAGCGCGTGGCCGTGCACGTTGGCCGCGCGCGGGTTGGTGGCGTCCAGGCGATCCGGGCGGCGGGTGCCGTTGTTCGTCAGCATCACGTAGACGCGGCCGTTGACGGGGTTGGCCTCCACGTCCTCCGGCCGGTCCATGGGCGTCGCGCCGAGCAGGTCGGCGGCGCGGCGGGCCTCGATCAGGACGTCGCCCTGGCCCCGGAAGCCGTTCGCCTCGGTCAGCGGGCCCTCGCCGTGGACCAGGGGAAGCCAGTCCAGCGTGCCGTCGTCGTGGAAGCGGGCGACCATCAGCGTGCCGTCATCCAGCAGGTCGCGGTTGGCGCCCGGGTCGTCGCGGTTCCAGGGGCGGGCGGTGACGAACTTGTAGACGTAGTCGAAGCGCTCATCGTCGCCCATGTAGATCACCACGCGGCCGTCCGGGGCGATCGCGTGGGTGCAGCCCTCGTGCTTGAAGCGGCCGAGGGCGGT
This genomic window from Pararoseomonas sp. SCSIO 73927 contains:
- a CDS encoding ABC transporter permease, which gives rise to MTRLRAGAAILLLLVIAAVAAPWVAAWLGVDPEVPDILARQAPPSPAHPLGTDELGRDILVRLLLGARVSLAVGAAAAVASTVIGLAAGLLAAWRGGWVDAVVMRVADGLLALPALPLLVLLAALDPSAIGLPRGDASADVVRIVAILALFGWVGVARLTRAAAISVLARDHVRAARALGVGEGRLLRRHVVPALAAPLAVAGSLAVAGAILAESTLSFLGLGIQPPAASWGNMLANAQDLVFSAPMAALWPGLAIALAVAGAMLVADGLREG
- a CDS encoding RidA family protein; protein product: MNKRDVIVPPGQQALYEKYRYSAAVRSGDLLFVSGQVGSREDGSPEPDYEKQVRLAFERLSEVLRAAGAGFDDVVDVITFHTDPEKQFATWLAVKDEIFGAPPYPTWTSVGVTWLAGFDFEIKVVARIPAAG
- a CDS encoding TetR family transcriptional regulator; translated protein: MRDAGVILDSGRRAVVMEETRAKLVPAARKACAEKGYAAAILNELTAGAGLTRGALYHNPGDRKGLLREG